In Nicotiana tabacum cultivar K326 chromosome 21, ASM71507v2, whole genome shotgun sequence, one DNA window encodes the following:
- the LOC107772402 gene encoding putative cyclin-D6-1 isoform X1 codes for MKFDLENPLTSSKEHENDTVSALFAAQSDHMPSFFSFKSTDILFSIRHHAFSLISQARFSYNLDEFSTYLAVNYIDRFLSKQPVPQNKPWILRLLVIASLSLAAKMRSINLSLFDFQREDVGLIFDVESIQRMEVLILTTLNWRLRSITPFAFLDFINSLFELSDSSLSQTLKDRATDIIFNSHYEVKLFEYKPSILAAWALLCAAQELIPQQFSFFLDAVSKCEYINKEELVNCWAVMRDATINEMTSSSFTPKSVLDYEDTSPENENNSKRRRLSDLRNDQTLHISQLQHC; via the exons atgaaattcgATCTCGAGAATCCATTAACGAGCTCAAAGGAACAcgaaaacgacaccgtttcagctCTCTTCGCCGCCCAGTCCGATCACATGCCTTCCTTTTTTTCATTCAAATCTACTGACATTCTCTTCTCTATTCGCCACCATGCCTTTTCTCTTATTTCTCAA GCACGGTTTTCTTACAATTTAGATGAATTTTCTACATATCTCGCTGTCAATTACATTGATCGTTTCCTCTCCAAACAACCAGTTCCG CAGAATAAGCCATGGATTCTACGGCTTCTCGTTATTGCTAGCCTATCACTCGCTGCTAAGATGAGAAGCATCAACTTGTCACTCTTCGATTTTCAG AGAGAAGACGTAGGTTTAATTTTTGATGTGGAATCCATTCAACGAATGGAGGTTTTGATTCTCACAACGCTTAACTGGCGATTACGATCTATCACGCCTTTTGCGTTTCTGGATTTTATCAACTCGTTGTTTGAACTCAGTGACTCGTCTCTGAGTCAAACTCTCAAAGACCGAGCTACAGATATTATCTTCAATTCTCATTACG AAGTTAAGCTTTTTGAGTACAAACCATCGATATTGGCAGCATGGGCGCTACTTTGTGCAGCTCAGGAGTTGATTCCGCAgcaattttcttttttcttggatGCAGTTTCTAAATGCGaatatataaataaa GAGGAACTTGTGAATTGTTGGGCTGTAATGCGGGATGCTACAATCAATGAAATGACCTCTAGCTCATTCACACCGAAAAGTGTGCTTGATTATGAAGATACAAGTCCTGAAAACGAGAACAACAGCAAGAGGCGAAGATTGAGTGATTTACGGAATGATCAAACGCTCCATATCTCTCAGCTTCAACACTGCTAA
- the LOC107772403 gene encoding berberine bridge enzyme-like 22, which yields MGRLQLFSCLLVSFLLLIETNAQQEFLQCIYSHSSDNIKKHIHFPNSPTYSSLLEYAQKNPRWLNSSYAHPILIIAPKNESEIQPIILCSQKFGLQIRVKSGGHDYEGLSFRSVTNTQFVILDLINLDDIKIDKNEETAWIQTGVTLGQLYYEIAKKSEILAFPGGLYPSVGSGGIISGGGIGTLMRKFGLSADNVIDARVMDVNGRILDKKSMGEDMFWAIRGGGGSSFGVILAWKIKLVRIPPKVTAFTVRRKLEGNTINLLQRWQNVSHKFPKDLFMRVLIQNMGFGNEKIVQVSFQGLFLGRASEVTPLLNQTFPEFGLVSKDCFQDPTMNCSELPCIKKECFEVPWIRATLYFASKRTNDSIDFLVNNMVSQTKNYQKATSDFVKTPMQEEVWGMIKGMFLEEERPMIILDPLGGKLDEISEFELPFPHRKGNLFNIQYMVNWGDNSESIASKKIKWLRELNEKMKPFLSHCPRTAYLNYRDLDFGTNDGVYSYSKAKVWGAKYFNENFERLAKVKSKVDPGNFFRFEQSIPPFSVST from the coding sequence ATGGGAAGACTTCAACTTTTTTCATGTTTGTTAGTTTCATTCTTGTTATTAATAGAAACTAATGCTCAACAAGAGTTTTTGCAGTGTATTTATAGTCATTCTTCAGACAATATCAAGAAACATATACACTTTCCAAATTCACCTACATATTCATCTCTTcttgaatatgcacagaaaaatcCCAGGTGGCTAAATTCCTCATATGCACATCCAATTTTAATTATTGCCCCTAAAAACGAATCCGAAATCCAACCTATTATTCTTTGTAGCCAAAAATTTGGCTTACAAATTAGAGTCAAGAGTGGTGGTCATGACTATGAAGGTCTCTCTTTTCGCTCGGTTACCAATACCCAATTCGTTATCCTCGATTTAATCAATCTTGATGATATCAAGATTGATAAAAACGAAGAAACGGCCTGGATTCAAACAGGTGTGACATTAGGGCAACTTTATTATGAAATTGCCAAGAAAAGTGAGATTCTTGCATTTCCGGGAGGATTATATCCTAGTGTTGGTAGTGGTGGGATTATTAGTGGTGGTGGAATTGGAACTTTGATGAGGAAATTTGGCCTATCCGCGGATAATGTTATCGATGCTCGTGTTATGGATGTCAATGGAAGAATTCTTGATAAAAAATCAATGGGAGAAGACATGTTTTGGGCTataagaggaggaggaggatcaAGTTTTGGTGTTATTTTAGCTTGGAAAATTAAATTGGTACGTATTCCACCTAAGGTTACTGCTTTCACGGTTCGTAGAAAATTAGAAGGTAACACTATAAATTTACTCCAAAGATGGCAAAATGTGTCACATAAATTTCCTAAAGATTTGTTTATGAGGGTTTTGATTCAAAATATGGGATTTGGAAATGAAAAAATAGTCCAAGTTTCTTTTCAAGGTCTATTTCTTGGGAGAGCGAGTGAGGTAACCCCTTTATTGAATCAAACGTTCCCCGAATTCGGGTTAGTCTCAAAAGATTGTTTTCAAGATCCAACGATGAACTGCAGTGAATTGCCTTGCATAAAGAAAGAATGCTTTGAAGTACCCTGGATTCGCGCAACATTGTATTTTGCATCTAAGAGAACGAACGATTCAATTGATTTTTTAGTGAACAATATGGTATCACAAACCAAGAATTACCAAAAGGCGACGTCTGATTTCGTGAAAACTCCAATGCAAGAAGAGGTATGGGGAATGATAAAAGGTATGTTTTTAGAAGAAGAAAGGCCTATGATAATATTGGATCCGTTGGGTGGAAAATTGGATGAAATTTCAGAATTTGAACTTCCATTCCCTCATAGGAAGGGAAATTTGTTCAATATTCAGTATATGGTGAATTGGGGTGATAATAGTGAAAGTATAGCTAGCAAGAAGATTAAATGGTTGAGGGAACTAAATGAGAAAATGAAGCCATTTCTGTCACATTGTCCTAGAACTGCTTATCTTAATTATAGAGATCTTGATTTTGGGACCAATGATGGAGTATATAGCTATTCAAAGGCTAAAGTTTGGGGTGCAAAGTATTTCAATGAAAACTTTGAGAGGTTAGCAAAGGTGAAGAGCAAAGTGGATCCTGGCAATTTTTTCAGATTTGAACAGAGTATTCCACCTTTTAGTGTATCAACTTAA
- the LOC107772402 gene encoding putative cyclin-D6-1 isoform X2 encodes MKFDLENPLTSSKEHENDTVSALFAAQSDHMPSFFSFKSTDILFSIRHHAFSLISQARFSYNLDEFSTYLAVNYIDRFLSKQPVPNKPWILRLLVIASLSLAAKMRSINLSLFDFQREDVGLIFDVESIQRMEVLILTTLNWRLRSITPFAFLDFINSLFELSDSSLSQTLKDRATDIIFNSHYEVKLFEYKPSILAAWALLCAAQELIPQQFSFFLDAVSKCEYINKEELVNCWAVMRDATINEMTSSSFTPKSVLDYEDTSPENENNSKRRRLSDLRNDQTLHISQLQHC; translated from the exons atgaaattcgATCTCGAGAATCCATTAACGAGCTCAAAGGAACAcgaaaacgacaccgtttcagctCTCTTCGCCGCCCAGTCCGATCACATGCCTTCCTTTTTTTCATTCAAATCTACTGACATTCTCTTCTCTATTCGCCACCATGCCTTTTCTCTTATTTCTCAA GCACGGTTTTCTTACAATTTAGATGAATTTTCTACATATCTCGCTGTCAATTACATTGATCGTTTCCTCTCCAAACAACCAGTTCCG AATAAGCCATGGATTCTACGGCTTCTCGTTATTGCTAGCCTATCACTCGCTGCTAAGATGAGAAGCATCAACTTGTCACTCTTCGATTTTCAG AGAGAAGACGTAGGTTTAATTTTTGATGTGGAATCCATTCAACGAATGGAGGTTTTGATTCTCACAACGCTTAACTGGCGATTACGATCTATCACGCCTTTTGCGTTTCTGGATTTTATCAACTCGTTGTTTGAACTCAGTGACTCGTCTCTGAGTCAAACTCTCAAAGACCGAGCTACAGATATTATCTTCAATTCTCATTACG AAGTTAAGCTTTTTGAGTACAAACCATCGATATTGGCAGCATGGGCGCTACTTTGTGCAGCTCAGGAGTTGATTCCGCAgcaattttcttttttcttggatGCAGTTTCTAAATGCGaatatataaataaa GAGGAACTTGTGAATTGTTGGGCTGTAATGCGGGATGCTACAATCAATGAAATGACCTCTAGCTCATTCACACCGAAAAGTGTGCTTGATTATGAAGATACAAGTCCTGAAAACGAGAACAACAGCAAGAGGCGAAGATTGAGTGATTTACGGAATGATCAAACGCTCCATATCTCTCAGCTTCAACACTGCTAA